From the Gemmatimonadetes bacterium SCN 70-22 genome, one window contains:
- a CDS encoding arginase, whose amino-acid sequence MTSIRLIGVPMDLGASRRGVDMGPSAVRYTDLRERLEQLGHSVEDAGNVAVPFREDAAKGAQRGARYLGAIADVCTDVALKVRDALAAGATPIVLGGDHALSAGSVAGAAAHLAAREQSLGALWIDAHGDLNTPATSRSGNVHGMPLAALLGHGDKAMASIAGRTGAVKASDVALVGVRDLEASEKDHIRKWNLSAFTMRALDELGVRKVMEDALAIATRSTAGLWVSFDMDVIDPSDAPGVGTPVPGGITYREAHLMMEMIADTGKLVGMDVVEVNPVLDVHNRTAEVARELILSAFGKRIL is encoded by the coding sequence ATGACCTCCATCCGACTCATTGGCGTTCCCATGGACCTCGGCGCCTCGCGGCGCGGCGTCGACATGGGACCGTCCGCCGTCCGCTATACCGACCTCCGCGAACGCCTCGAACAACTCGGCCACTCCGTCGAGGACGCCGGCAACGTCGCCGTCCCGTTCCGCGAGGACGCGGCCAAGGGGGCCCAGCGCGGCGCCCGGTACCTGGGCGCCATTGCCGATGTCTGCACCGACGTCGCCCTCAAGGTGCGCGACGCCCTCGCCGCAGGCGCCACGCCCATCGTCCTCGGCGGCGACCACGCCCTCTCCGCCGGCTCGGTGGCCGGCGCCGCCGCCCACCTTGCCGCCAGGGAACAATCGTTAGGCGCGCTGTGGATCGACGCCCACGGCGACCTCAACACCCCCGCCACCTCGCGCTCCGGGAACGTGCACGGGATGCCGCTGGCCGCCCTCCTGGGTCACGGCGACAAGGCGATGGCGAGCATCGCCGGACGTACCGGTGCCGTGAAGGCGAGCGACGTCGCCCTGGTGGGCGTGCGCGACCTCGAGGCGTCGGAGAAGGACCACATCCGCAAGTGGAACCTCTCCGCCTTCACCATGCGCGCCCTCGACGAGCTGGGCGTCCGCAAGGTGATGGAGGACGCGCTCGCCATCGCCACCCGTTCCACGGCGGGGCTCTGGGTCTCGTTCGACATGGACGTGATCGACCCGTCCGACGCCCCGGGAGTGGGGACGCCGGTCCCCGGCGGGATCACCTATCGCGAGGCACACCTGATGATGGAGATGATCGCCGACACCGGGAAGCTGGTGGGAATGGACGTGGTGGAGGTGAACCCGGTCCTCGACGTCCACAACCGCACGGCCGAAGTGGCCCGCGAGCTGATCCTCAGCGCCTTCGGCAAGCGCATCCTCTAG
- a CDS encoding oxidoreductase, with translation MTTTAPSHAGASSLPAHARVVVIGGGVIGCSVAYHLAHMGCRDVVLLERHQLTAGTTWHSAGLMVTFGSTSETSTEFRKYTRELYARLEQETGLSTGFRPVGFIECAIDEGRLEEYRRVAAFNRYCGVDVHEISARQVQDLFPVARTDDILAGFYVKEDGRVNPVDVTMALAAGARKQGARLLEGVAATGLVTARGTVAGVRTSAGDIMCEMVINCGGAWGRELGLHGGVTIPLQAAEHYYLLTEEIEGISKSWPVLEDPASYGYFREEGGGLMIGLFEPVCAPWGVEGMPADFAFGEIAPDWERVGPYLETAMHRVPISFRTGIRKLFCGPESFTPDLRPCLGESPELRNYFVAAGLNSIGILTGGGVGRAMAHWMLAGRPDCDMTAFHVDRLHRYQANPEYRRTRTVESLGLVYQTHYPNRSMVTARGARRSAIHDRLAARGAWFRDVSGWESPDWYSADGRTPEPEPLTFGRPRSWQNWEGEHEACRTGVILMDMSFMAKFLVQGVDAGRVLDWISANRVDGAAGRTTYTQWLNAGGTIEADLTVTKLEAGFTGATDEQAFLVVASDTAHRHVLTWLRRHTPLDAHCVTTDVTGAWAQLNVQGPRSRELLQRLTTADLSNEAFPFRRAREVDIGFARVLLVRITYLGELGYELYVPTEQAVHVYDLVVEAGREVGMRHAGLKALASLRMEKGYRDYGHDIDNTDSPLEVGLGFAVDLRKPGGFLGKEAVLAMKAAGVRKQLVQVLVKDPEPLMFHAEVVRRNDVAMGYVRAASYGHTLGGAVGLAMIERAGEPIDQRWLDAGAWDVEIAGRRYPAVTSLAPLYDPGMARVKG, from the coding sequence ATGACCACCACAGCCCCGTCCCACGCGGGCGCGTCGTCGCTCCCCGCGCATGCCCGGGTCGTCGTCATCGGCGGCGGCGTCATCGGCTGCTCGGTCGCCTATCACCTGGCGCACATGGGGTGCCGCGACGTCGTCCTGCTCGAGCGCCACCAGCTCACCGCCGGCACCACGTGGCACTCGGCGGGGCTGATGGTGACGTTCGGTTCCACGTCCGAGACGTCGACCGAGTTCCGGAAGTACACGCGCGAGCTGTACGCGCGCCTCGAGCAGGAGACCGGGCTCTCGACCGGCTTCAGGCCCGTGGGCTTCATCGAGTGCGCCATCGACGAGGGGCGCCTCGAGGAATACCGGCGGGTGGCGGCGTTCAACCGCTACTGCGGCGTGGACGTGCACGAGATCTCCGCCCGCCAGGTGCAAGACCTGTTCCCGGTGGCGCGCACCGACGACATCCTGGCCGGCTTCTACGTGAAGGAGGACGGCCGGGTGAACCCGGTGGACGTGACGATGGCGCTCGCCGCCGGGGCCAGGAAGCAGGGGGCGAGACTGCTCGAGGGGGTCGCGGCGACGGGGCTCGTCACCGCACGCGGGACGGTGGCCGGGGTGCGCACCTCGGCCGGCGACATCATGTGCGAGATGGTGATCAACTGCGGCGGGGCGTGGGGGCGCGAGCTGGGGCTGCACGGCGGGGTCACGATCCCGTTGCAGGCGGCGGAGCACTACTACCTGCTCACCGAGGAGATCGAGGGAATCTCGAAGTCGTGGCCGGTGCTGGAGGATCCGGCGTCGTACGGCTACTTCCGCGAGGAGGGGGGAGGGCTGATGATCGGGCTGTTCGAGCCGGTCTGCGCCCCCTGGGGCGTGGAGGGGATGCCGGCCGACTTCGCCTTCGGCGAGATCGCGCCGGACTGGGAGCGTGTGGGCCCCTATCTCGAGACGGCGATGCACCGCGTCCCGATCTCCTTCCGCACCGGGATCCGCAAGCTCTTCTGCGGCCCGGAGTCGTTCACGCCGGACCTCAGGCCGTGCCTCGGCGAGTCGCCGGAACTGCGGAACTACTTCGTCGCCGCCGGCCTCAACTCCATCGGGATCCTCACGGGCGGCGGCGTGGGGCGGGCCATGGCGCACTGGATGCTTGCCGGGCGCCCCGACTGCGACATGACGGCGTTCCACGTCGACCGGCTGCACCGCTACCAGGCCAACCCCGAGTACCGGCGCACGCGGACGGTCGAGTCGTTAGGGCTGGTGTACCAGACGCACTACCCCAACCGCTCGATGGTGACCGCGCGCGGGGCCAGGCGGAGCGCGATCCACGACCGCCTGGCGGCGCGCGGCGCCTGGTTCCGGGACGTGAGCGGATGGGAGAGCCCGGACTGGTACAGCGCCGACGGACGCACGCCCGAACCCGAGCCGCTCACCTTCGGCCGCCCGCGTTCGTGGCAGAACTGGGAGGGGGAGCACGAGGCCTGTCGCACCGGCGTGATCCTGATGGACATGTCGTTCATGGCCAAGTTCCTGGTGCAGGGGGTCGACGCCGGGCGCGTCCTCGACTGGATCTCGGCCAACCGGGTCGACGGCGCGGCGGGGCGCACGACGTATACGCAGTGGCTCAACGCCGGGGGGACGATCGAGGCCGACCTCACCGTGACCAAGCTGGAGGCGGGCTTCACGGGGGCGACCGACGAACAGGCGTTCCTCGTCGTCGCCTCGGACACCGCGCACCGACACGTCCTCACCTGGCTCAGGCGCCACACCCCGCTCGACGCGCACTGCGTCACGACCGACGTGACCGGCGCCTGGGCGCAGCTCAACGTGCAGGGGCCGCGCTCGCGCGAGCTGCTGCAGCGCCTCACCACCGCGGACCTCTCGAACGAGGCCTTCCCGTTCCGCCGCGCACGCGAGGTCGACATCGGATTTGCGCGGGTCCTGCTGGTCCGCATCACCTACCTCGGCGAGTTGGGGTACGAGCTGTACGTCCCCACCGAGCAGGCGGTGCATGTGTACGACCTCGTGGTCGAGGCGGGGCGGGAGGTGGGGATGCGCCACGCCGGTCTCAAGGCGCTTGCCTCGCTGCGGATGGAGAAGGGGTACCGCGACTACGGGCACGACATCGACAACACCGACAGTCCGCTGGAGGTGGGGCTGGGCTTCGCGGTCGACCTGCGGAAGCCCGGCGGCTTCCTCGGGAAGGAGGCGGTGCTGGCCATGAAGGCGGCGGGGGTGCGGAAGCAGCTGGTGCAGGTGCTGGTGAAGGACCCCGAGCCGCTGATGTTCCACGCCGAGGTCGTCAGGCGCAACGATGTGGCCATGGGGTACGTGCGGGCGGCGTCGTACGGGCACACGCTGGGCGGCGCGGTGGGGCTGGCGATGATCGAGCGGGCCGGCGAGCCGATCGACCAGCGGTGGCTCGATGCGGGGGCGTGGGACGTGGAGATCGCCGGGCGGCGCTACCCGGCCGTGACGTCGCTGGCGCCGCTGTATGATCCGGGGATGGCGCGCGTCAAGGGGTGA